In Stomoxys calcitrans chromosome 2, idStoCalc2.1, whole genome shotgun sequence, the following proteins share a genomic window:
- the LOC106085705 gene encoding putative aminopeptidase W07G4.4: MGLDKLIPCTVQVAKMIQKSGCDVLCIIDRQIPSELVEQFNEFRSFDKAFDSAVSCFKSPKLNLPVVYSPLPELSDYHDVRAYQEAAAKSLQRAIKAGFKSPLLLIPESKKFKNVELCTVLGALEELYVPIQLREDVPDKRQRITNLSVMISHNPKAEDIVKEAIVLESGRYVARDIGVGDPERMAPPRVEEYVTKLFDGMKVTVISDLNTIAKEYPLFAAVNRAANQVKRHQGRIIFVEYVPPQKARKTLMLVGKGVTYDTGGADIKAGGIMSGMSRDKCGAAAVAGFMQIVKEQKPSDVHVIAALCMVRNSVGEECYVADEVITSRAGVRVRVGNTDAEGRMCMADALCRMKEIAVADKLPDPHLFTIATLTGHAYVAAGVGYSIIMDNSVARKAGHASLLQEVGTSFGEPFEVSVIRQDDFEFNAGKVIGEDILQCNNVPSSRTPRGHQVPAAFLMQTTGLDKHGLESEIPLKYTHLDIAGSAGDYPKLPTAAPIVALAKAHLS; this comes from the exons acTAATACCATGTACAGTCCAGGTGGCTAAGATGATTCAAAAGTCTGGCTGTGATGTTCTCTGCATCATTGATCGTCAAATACCCAGCGAATTGGTAGAACAATTCAATGAATTCCGTTCATTTGACAAGGCTTTCGACAGCGCTGTATCCTGCTTTAAATCGCCCAAATTGAATTTGCCTGTGGTGTATTCACCTTTGCCAGAGTTGAGTGATTACCATGATGTGCGTGCGTATCAAGAGGCAGCTGCTAAATCTCTTCAGAGAGCCATCAAAGCTGGTTTCAAGTCGCCATTGCTATTGATTCCTGaaagcaaaaaattcaaaaatgtagAGCTATGCACGGTACTTGGCGCTTTGGAGGAATTGTATGTG CCTATTCAATTGCGCGAAGATGTCCCAGACAAACGGCAACGCATTACCAATTTGTCTGTTATGATCTCGCATAATCCCAAAGCAGAAGATATTGTTAAAGAAGCCATAGTTTTGGAGTCGGGTAGATATGTAGCCCGTGATATTG gtgTTGGAGATCCCGAGCGCATGGCACCACCACGTGTGGAGGAATACGTTACGAAACTTTTCGATGGCATGAAAGTAACAGTTATCAGTGACTTGAATACCATCGCCAAGGAATATCCATTATTTGCTGCCGTCAATCGTGCTGCCAACCAAGTGAAACGTCATCAAGGACGCATTATTTTCGTAGAATATGTGCCACCTCAAAAGGCCAGAAAGACCTTGATGTTGGTTGGTAAGGGTGTTACTTATGACACTGGCGGTGCTGATATTAAAGCTGGAGGCATTATGTCTGGTATGTCTCGTGACAAATGTGGTGCTGCTGCGGTTGCTGGTTTCATGCAG aTTGTCAAAGAACAAAAACCCTCAGATGTTCATGTTATTGCCGCCTTGTGCATGGTACGTAATTCAGTCGGTGAAGAATGCTATGTAGCTGACGAAGTTATCACTTCGAGGGCTGGCGTTCGTGTACGTGTCGGAAACACTGATGCCGAGGGACGCATGTGCATGGCTGATGCCTTGTGCCGCATGAAGGAAATTGCCGTAGCAGATAAGTTGCCCGATCCTCATCTTTTCACCATAGCCACTTTGACCGGCCATGCTTATGTTGCTGCTGGTGTAGGCTATTCTATCATCATGGACAATAGTGTGGCTCGTAAGGCCGGACATGCCAGCTTGTTGCAGGAAGTTGGTACTTCATTTGGTGAACCATTCGAAGTTTCTGTCATTCGCCAAGATGACTTTGAATTCAATGCCGGCAAAGTCATTGGCGAAGACATTCTACAGTGCAACAATGTTCCCTCATCTCGTACACCACGTGGCCATCAAGTGCCAGCAGCCTTCCTAATGCAAACAACTGGTCTGGATAAGCATGGCTTGGAATCGGAAATACCTTTGAAATATAcccatttggatattgctggcAGTGCTGGTGACTATCCCAAATTGCCAACCGCTGCCCCTATTGTGGCTTTGGCAAAGGCTCATCTATCTTAA